The sequence below is a genomic window from Phycodurus eques isolate BA_2022a chromosome 6, UOR_Pequ_1.1, whole genome shotgun sequence.
aattcaaaatcagagaatattaaaaaaaaaaaaaaaaacattcatcaatttgaacataaaatatattgtctttgcaatctatttaattgaatataggttgaaaacgatttgcaaatcattgtattcggttttcatttacattttacacagtgtcccaacttcattggaattggggtttgtattataTTCATGACAGGGTGCAACGCATCATTGGATCCGCTTTTTCTCGTGACCGTCAATTGTTCGTTTCAAGATGTTTTCTTGTTTGAAATAGCAGTCTgtattagcacaaaaccttcaagcttctgctagaaagcactTTTTCTAGTGACCGTCAGTTGTTCGTTTCAAGACGCTTTGTGGGATACATTGAGGACTCTATAGCCTCCAGGGGATAACCTATAGCTAGTACTCACTACACATTGAAACAGCAAATGTCACGATTTTGTGGTGATGTTGGAAAAATCGGGGGACCCCAACGCAGGGAAACAGGGAGGTAGGCAGGATGAatctcaaaaaaatatttattttcaaaaaggcaaacaaggcacacagaaaaatctaaatactaaataaatGATGTCCCAAAATACAaggttcaaagtaacaaagaaacactacGGGGATAAACTCACCACGATAGAAAACATAATGTGACAATGAAAATATGACTACAGCAACAGTGATCtgacacagactgaaagaaagcagggaactactgtaaatacaaacaaattgacgtgACAACAAGGCACACCAGGACatgacacgagtggctggagggagctgattggtagcCACAAGGAATGGCTGAAGTAAACGGGTGGAAATGAAAACCTAACGAGTTGACATTGACACTAGATAGGAACTGGACACCTAGGGAAACAAGACATAGACCtaccatgaaacaaaactaaatatatttaataccaAGCAAAGTCGACAAACACagatcatgaaaaaaatggcaaactcaAAATATAGGGCACTATAGAGTGGATAGGGagtgattctgaacacagccagtGTGTTTAGTTGGTTTAGTTCTGCAGTTTTTGATACATCAACAAagttggcaaaagtactcacaccctGTGCTTAAATTGAAGTATAgatactaggctttacacaatcagggtttttggggccgatccccgatcagcaagtttaaaaaaaacgataaccgatcaccgatctgatcacaagatggagcaatgtttcCATTTAcattacttgttcatttattgtatatactggtatactgagtactgtatccatccatccatccattttctggtgTTGTtcagtttgcgtccgtttgacTTTTCCtttctcccccaccccccccacactgcgttgcttgaacgcgccatgctcctccttgtgtacattcttcaggtgcccgatcaaatttgttgtgttgaagtatttagatgacgttccccacgaggtacttcagttgtgcacagactgcaaataacttacgtctTGTTtatctgagacaccgcaaaatactGCCACACAGACGATGTGTTTTTTCAccacaagattgaaaaaactttattggccgtcagatcgTACTGTGCCACttgacacgtgacaaggctaaaaataaaccagcttttggattcatacgccgagtgaatgtcttgtgcggagccgatcgatgacgtcaatgatcggatcggcgaattatgacacaAAAGTCGataagcataaaatgctaattataggccgataccgatcaagccgatcagatcggtgtaaagtctaatagaTACTTGATACTAGTAGTATACTAGATACTTGATACTTAAAAAAGATTTGACTCCAGTAAAGCAAAAATGAATTTCTTCTAAATTTGAGACactaaatttgaatgattaaaaaattggCAAGGGTATAAGATAAGACTATAAATGGtaaaaaatcaagcaattgtctctgctctcaaacACTGTGGGCATGTCCGCTGAATGTGCTAAAACCACGCCTGCTCATCTGTTAACTGTCAATAAAATAACACAACTGTAGATAGCTGTGTATGCACTATGGGCTATATTCTCCCGTATGCCTAAGTCATAATAGGCGCGCAGCTCGGCGCTTTTCTCTCTGCGTCCATTCTCCCGTCCACTTAATTCTATCACTTACGCGTCTTCTGGCCATGTGCGCACTTTGGGTGGAGTAACCCTAAAGTGTGGGCATTCCCTCTCATATCTGACCTTGCGTGCATTCTGCCAAAGACTTAAGCACGTTTCCTCTTGCGCACTCCAGAGGCTGAAGTAAGTTTAGTCCCCCAGGAAGGTGAAACACCATATTTCACGTTTTGATTCGCTCCCGTGCTCCGAGCATCCGATGGCTGCTGCTGGCGGTCCAGCGGCTGACTCGGCATGCAGATATAGTATTGTCAGCAGGTAGATTAGTTTGGacatagtaaaataataattcagttcAATCACTGTAgtttaaattgtcattttcaatTATATAGAACAGTTAACTTCTGTTTATCACTGGAGATACATTCCAGACTCATTCGTGTTAGGTGAAAGTCTGCAGCATAAAGTAACCATTAtaaattttaaaatgctttccCACCtctcacacactttaaacacattcactTCAACAACCTTctccaaataaaaggcaaagCATGCTTccttcaagctatttattgttcactcccagttgaagcttACAGTAGAACtgacacagaaaacaaaagagatttacacattgtatatttaaacaccataatgttgaatgttttatatatatatatatatgtatgtacccCAAATGGTATGACTGTGACTTCTCGAGAAGTGTAGACTTTAGATTTATAGTGTAATACATTCCTTGTAGTAGACAGTTTAGTTACTGTGGTTGAGTAAAGAGTctcagcctatcccagcttcaTTGTTGTCTGGTCTTTTCTGCAGGTAAATAAGTAAACTGGAAAATGACATCATGATGGGGGCCTCTACTTTAGGAAGGCTGTGCCAGAACTGAGTTCAAACTTTCACCCCTCTGCTGTATTTGCCACTTGATGGCAGAACTTTCTGACTAGAAGACAGGCTGGCTGCTCCAGCTTAGCAGTGACTAAAATGTTCTAAACAAATAGATGAGAGAAAATCCTCTGGCATGATGTTCAAGCAAGTGGATACATCATCAAGAAGACGTCCTCATGGTGGCAATGAGGCCGACCGGCCCCAgtctcccccacccccctctgTCCAACAGAGGCGAATCCGGGCTGTTGAGGTGGCAAGAGGCAGGACGGGGTACGGTTTTACACTCTCGGGACAAAGCCCTTGTGTCCTCAGCTGTATCCTTAAAGGCAGCCCTGCAGATTATGTGGGTTTGCGTTCAGGAGACCACATCCTCTCAGTCAACGACATCAACGTCTCCAAGGCATCCCATGAAGATGTGGTCAAACTGATCGGACGCTGCACCGGTGTCTTAAAGCTGGTCATTGGTGAAGTAGAGCGTCACAGGCGACATCATCACCAGCAACGCAGCGCTAGCAGTCGTCACCATAGCAGCAACTCTATGGCCGCATATTATCTAGATTCATGCTCCAGTGACGATGAGTTGGACGGCCTATACGACAACagtgtcaacaacaacaataatggcaGGACAGGCGGTGGAGCTCGTGGGGGCTGGTTCAGACCCAAAATGGATTCGAAGCAGCTCGGCATCAACCGTGCTGAGCGGGTCGTGGCGGAGTTACAGTCTGGAGGAATCTTTAACATGATCTTTGAGAATTCCAGCCATTCGTCCAGCAGCTCTGACAAGGACAGACCTGGACACACCTCATCATCCAAACCACATCCAATGTCTGATCCAGAGTTTCTTCCATGTCGTAACTCCTCCCGTTCCCAGAGCAACCCTGTCTTGCTCTCTGAGGAGGAGATGGCCCAAGTTCTAAATGATGACTCGGTTTTCCTGGACTCTGATTTTCAACATCtccacctccaccaccaccatgaGGAACAAGGCATGGATGTTGGCGATGGGCAGGACTTGGTCCTGGATCCAAATCAGGAGATTGTCAATGTGGGCATGATTGTTGGCTACCTGGGCTCCATTGAGCTTGCCTCCACAGGGACCAGCCTGGAGAGTGACAGCCTGCAAGCCATCAGAGGATGCATGAGGCGCCTCAGGGCAGAGCAAAAGATCCATTCCCTGGTCCTCATGAAGGTTAGCTTAAATATTTCTCCTGAAACAAaaaattatgcatttttaaaatggtttcacacctcacacactttaaacacattcactTCGGCACCGTTCTCCGAATAAAAGGCAACACGTGCGACcttcaagctatttatttttcactttaagGTTTACGGTAAAACTGACATAGAAAACAAAAGAGATTTAcactttgtatatttaaacaccataaTGTTGAACCAAAACCGTATTTCGTCTTGCTGAAAGTACGCTAGCTTAATGATAACATACAGGTATAATGCGAAATGCCATAGGCCGGCTAACAGAAATTTGCATAGACGTTATGGTAATTATAACCcttaaacaactgctactttaacacacatggagctTCGACGCATACAATCACAGCAGACAACATTATCACAGACAGATACAtatctctgctctgtgggaacatgGCATTGTATTACACTGAAGCGGCGTCCTCTTCGCtgaaaaatctgcgatatagcagAGTGCCAAAGATGAACCGCGACATAGAAGGGGTTTGCTGTATTTTCCCTTGTGTCAATTTCTAATGCAGTGTCTCCTATTTTTGGCAGGTCATGCATGACACTGTGCGCCTGTGCAGTGATAAAGGCCAGATCCTTGCCACGTATCCTGCAGAAAAACTAGCATTCAGTGCCTGTTGTCCTGATGACCGGCGGTTCTTTGGACTGGTCACAATGCAGGCCACAGACGAAGACTGTCTTATCAGCCGAGGGCGATACGAAGAAGGAGGTTTGAGGACTTCTTGCCATGTGTTCATTGTGGATCCTGACCTATGTCACCACCAGGTGTGAAAAGAGACAGCGTTTGAGtattttgaatatctctgtgcTATTTACCAACATTATGCAAATGAAATTTGATGACTAGGAATGCTTGGTGTATTGTGTTCTGAAAAATCTGACCTCAACACGTCTTCaacgtggatgtttttttttctctaccaAACCATCTTTGTTGCATTATTCATTGCAGTCAgccatttcctttcatttactGTGGCCTAAAATTACGTACATATGCATCAAATaagaaaatgagaatgaaaaatCCCCACCAAGAATAATTCCAGTAACATTTACTGGAATGTAATCATATAGTACTATATTAtacaatattataatataatttttgttttattccaatGTCAATCAACAAGAGGAGCACAGATTCAGGTaattatttgtgaaaaatacCTCAAATAGTGGTCTTCCTGTGACAAACTGCTGTTCTTCAATTGCCAGGTCTGTTTTCCCCATAACAAATTTTATACCTCAGACAATTAGGGCGCTGTAATGACCTTTGCTATGACTAATACCACTGTTTgctaatgtttacattttagttaaaagaaaaatgctataagcaataaaaatatatagtaatTATAATACTGTACTAATATTATATTCTCattaatattatataaatataatgtcATCTAAAGAAAcaaatgtcattatttattgCTGGAACAAATGATGTcgcatttttagaaataaagttCCCTGAATGAATGCCTTACCGCTAATAGATGACTGGTACTCTCTCCATTGCAGTATAAGAAAATGTAGTATTTTGGCAGCTATTTCATACGGTTCTTTGTTTTCCCCAGGTCCATTTGGGAGTGGCCAGGAGGTTTGGCTTTGAATGTACTCCTGACCCAGACACAGGAGGCTGCCTGGAATTCCCACCCACTTCTCAATCTCTCCTCCACTTTGTGTCTGTACTTTACCGGGACATGGGGGACAACATTGAGGGCGTCCGAGCCAGAGCCTTTCATGATCCAGATAATGATGCCCAGCAGAACCACAGCACCAGCAGTAATAGTGATAGCGGGATTGGCAACTTTTTACCTGAGGAGAAGAGTAGCAGAGTGCTCTTGGTTGACCTGGGAGGGCCTCTTAACCACAATCACGCCTCTGGGCCGCGCCACTGGGACAGCCCACCCTCTTCCCAGCAGGCTTGGAGCCCCACTCTAGGAGCTGCTGCCTCTCACCCAGCTCCCCCGCCACCCGCTATAAGGAATAGCCACTACCGACATGAACCATACCTGGCTGACCTCCCTCACCCCCTCCCACTGGCACACACTGACGTAGCAGCTAGACACGCTCGAGGGGTTCCCCTGCACCACTACTCGCAGGGGAAGTGGGGAGGAGCTGTCGGAGGCGGGGACAAGCGCGGAGCTGGAGGAGGGGTGGAGTCTCAGCGTTGGCTGCCAGTCCACGTGCTGAGAGACTGGCACCAGCAACACCACCACCTCCACGGCCTGAGCAGCGATCAGGAGTCGTACGCCGAATCCACTGACGGGTGGTCATCAGCTAATTGCAGCACCCTGCCTCCACCCATGAATAAGATCCCTGCTGACCGTTACCGGGCCCCGCTGGTCCCTGGAGACCACCTGCCGCCGCCTGGAGGGAGTCAGCCTCCACCTGCTTTACATGCCCAGACCCACACCCAGCGGCTGACTGCTCAgaaagatgagtgggccaagAAGCTCTTTGGTGCTGGGGACAGAGAGAGGAGTGAAACCGGCAAGAAGCGTGGGGGTGCCAAAGATGCAGATAAAAAGGTACAAACTCATTATTATCATACA
It includes:
- the rgs12b gene encoding regulator of G-protein signaling 12b isoform X2, whose product is MMFKQVDTSSRRRPHGGNEADRPQSPPPPSVQQRRIRAVEVARGRTGYGFTLSGQSPCVLSCILKGSPADYVGLRSGDHILSVNDINVSKASHEDVVKLIGRCTGVLKLVIGEVERHRRHHHQQRSASSRHHSSNSMAAYYLDSCSSDDELDGLYDNSVNNNNNGRTGGGARGGWFRPKMDSKQLGINRAERVVAELQSGGIFNMIFENSSHSSSSSDKDRPGHTSSSKPHPMSDPEFLPCRNSSRSQSNPVLLSEEEMAQVLNDDSVFLDSDFQHLHLHHHHEEQGMDVGDGQDLVLDPNQEIVNVGMIVGYLGSIELASTGTSLESDSLQAIRGCMRRLRAEQKIHSLVLMKVMHDTVRLCSDKGQILATYPAEKLAFSACCPDDRRFFGLVTMQATDEDCLISRGRYEEGGLRTSCHVFIVDPDLCHHQVHLGVARRFGFECTPDPDTGGCLEFPPTSQSLLHFVSVLYRDMGDNIEGVRARAFHDPDNDAQQNHSTSSNSDSGIGNFLPEEKSSRVLLVDLGGPLNHNHASGPRHWDSPPSSQQAWSPTLGAAASHPAPPPPAIRNSHYRHEPYLADLPHPLPLAHTDVAARHARGVPLHHYSQGKWGGAVGGGDKRGAGGGVESQRWLPVHVLRDWHQQHHHLHGLSSDQESYAESTDGWSSANCSTLPPPMNKIPADRYRAPLVPGDHLPPPGGSQPPPALHAQTHTQRLTAQKDEWAKKLFGAGDRERSETGKKRGGAKDADKKGGRFRGLTMGFPPLPQRSSARRSFGRSKRLSTARSLDDLESTAVSDGELNSVELQGCSSDNSLNSNASLPSVQSHRRHTERRVASWAVCFERLLQDPVGVRYFSEFLKKEFSEENILFWQACEFFSHVPENDKKQLSQRAREIYNSFLSSKATTPVNIDSQAQLADDILNAPRPDMFKEQQLQIFNLMKFDSYTRFLKSLLYQACMLAEVEGRPLPDPYHIPSSPTSKHSTTGSDRSNLSTPKKEDKRSKSGRSLNDDSRDDSGDRRKGMFFSWSRNRSFGKGPKKRELTDFNYNFSGSNGRRESQGSLSSGASLELGTSGSGKNEGDVSRVAVSERGGGSVPLRQCNINLPDGSCCSVPLRAGVSIRDLLLGLCEKLCINLAAIDLFLVGGEKPLVLDQDCMTLCSRDLRLEKRTLFRLDLVPINRSVGLKAKPTKPVTEVLRPVVAKYGLHLSDLVARISGESEPLDLGLPISNLDGLRVVLDSAEHMPGKAPSKSHIGASTIRNQSTTSSSISYPKLRATELTTSEAC